In Nostoc sp. UHCC 0926, a single genomic region encodes these proteins:
- a CDS encoding Npun_R2821/Npun_R2822 family protein: protein MSRGIYIVANDRVIDNAIALLNSIRYYDPEVTVYLIPFNENYQKVAEQLATLHNVQIFPDIELIDKFTKRIGEIFDRDFLALPNKMRKLVVWFGPLDEFIYIDTDIVVFEKIADNLDKLSEVDFFCCDYHHANDKLRNIFDPFVKEQQIFSDAQLQDVFNSGFWASRKGIITEQQMDEALRECAVHREYFDFSEGVTDQPILNYLVLKLIAKRGNLVKIPGGGPGSWAGSQNFQQQEYALYDRGQRLKYLHWAGTRIKTGSPYWQLWEHYRYLHEGKFAFIPKLTRRLFPFVAART, encoded by the coding sequence ATGAGTAGGGGAATTTATATTGTTGCCAATGATCGTGTTATCGATAATGCTATTGCCTTACTCAATAGCATTCGTTACTATGACCCAGAAGTTACCGTTTATCTCATACCTTTTAATGAAAATTATCAGAAGGTAGCAGAACAGCTTGCTACTTTACACAACGTCCAAATTTTCCCAGATATAGAACTTATTGACAAATTTACCAAACGCATTGGAGAAATTTTTGATCGAGATTTTCTCGCCTTACCCAACAAAATGCGTAAACTTGTGGTGTGGTTTGGGCCTTTAGATGAATTTATTTATATAGATACGGATATTGTCGTTTTTGAAAAAATCGCCGACAATTTAGACAAACTTTCAGAAGTCGATTTCTTCTGTTGTGATTACCATCATGCCAATGACAAGCTGCGAAATATCTTTGACCCATTTGTGAAAGAGCAGCAAATTTTTTCCGATGCTCAACTTCAAGATGTTTTTAACAGTGGCTTTTGGGCTTCGAGAAAAGGAATTATTACCGAACAACAGATGGATGAAGCTTTGCGCGAGTGTGCAGTGCATCGCGAATATTTTGATTTTTCTGAAGGAGTTACAGACCAACCTATTCTGAATTATCTTGTTCTCAAACTAATTGCCAAGCGTGGTAATCTCGTTAAAATTCCTGGGGGAGGGCCTGGTAGTTGGGCAGGTTCACAAAATTTCCAGCAGCAAGAATACGCCCTCTATGACCGAGGACAACGACTAAAATATCTTCATTGGGCTGGTACGCGGATTAAAACTGGTAGTCCCTATTGGCAATTGTGGGAACACTATCGTTACCTCCATGAGGGCAAATTCGCCTTCATTCCCAAACTGACTCGCCGTTTATTTCCCTTTGTTGCTGCCCGCACTTAA
- a CDS encoding Npun_R2821/Npun_R2822 family protein produces the protein MNGICTLGNDYVFDQLVALLNSIDVILGSETPVCIYPFDDQTQRIADEIVKRPNVFIYDNQESINRWDQFMLSAAPERLNRSKSRLYGAHRRFCAFDGPFDKFIYLDADTLVMNSLVTVFEKLDNYDFVVYDFQFKDVSKIYNVNSSKLLEVFDQKRIDSEIFCSGFYGAKQGIFNSEQRDWLISNLQNGEAEILYEGAGEQPLVNYMVMRSNLSIYNFARQLPDNEKTGCSATSKHFEEREHILYDKGNRLTYLHYIGVPPNINQAVCAGENIEFPYRDLFLYYRYLHEPEKRPVFQNPPKNYNDAPIPNLLTRALRKFKLINQG, from the coding sequence ATGAATGGTATTTGTACCCTTGGCAATGACTATGTTTTCGATCAACTGGTGGCTTTGCTCAACAGTATTGATGTTATTTTAGGTTCAGAAACTCCTGTTTGCATTTATCCTTTCGATGATCAGACACAGCGAATTGCTGATGAAATAGTTAAACGTCCTAATGTATTTATTTACGATAATCAAGAATCAATCAACCGTTGGGATCAATTTATGCTCTCAGCAGCACCAGAGCGATTGAATCGTAGTAAATCCCGTCTTTATGGCGCTCACCGTCGTTTTTGCGCTTTTGATGGCCCATTCGATAAGTTTATTTATTTAGATGCAGACACCTTAGTGATGAACTCACTAGTGACAGTGTTTGAAAAGCTAGATAATTATGATTTTGTTGTTTACGATTTCCAATTTAAAGACGTTAGTAAAATATATAATGTTAATTCTTCAAAATTACTAGAAGTTTTCGACCAAAAGCGCATTGATTCCGAAATATTTTGCTCAGGCTTCTATGGTGCGAAACAGGGAATATTTAACTCTGAACAAAGAGATTGGCTGATATCCAATTTACAAAATGGTGAGGCGGAAATTTTATATGAAGGTGCTGGCGAACAACCACTGGTAAATTACATGGTAATGAGGTCTAATCTTTCTATTTATAACTTTGCTCGCCAACTGCCAGATAATGAAAAAACAGGATGTTCTGCCACATCTAAGCACTTCGAGGAACGAGAACATATTCTCTATGACAAAGGTAATCGACTAACTTACCTTCATTACATTGGTGTTCCTCCTAATATCAATCAAGCAGTCTGTGCTGGAGAAAATATTGAGTTTCCCTATCGAGATTTATTTCTCTACTATCGTTACCTACACGAACCAGAAAAGCGTCCAGTCTTTCAAAACCCTCCTAAGAATTATAATGACGCTCCAATACCAAATTTACTTACAAGAGCTTTGCGAAAATTTAAGTTAATTAACCAAGGATAA
- a CDS encoding glycosyltransferase family 10 domain-containing protein translates to MNIKTVGMISSYRGLETRADWLWQQTPNQFGVWGNMQMQALAAKPDFLLMYQFDFPQASPQKSWLDSFRKQRQKSVVNVDSLLRGVNKEGIIYLLREPPLDEIVEITNHNYQQAQKYSGYVSGPDNFAPTPDYMPAIWYHSNSFQDLNEMPPPKKVAPCSWITSGISRTVNHRQRLDFLQSLQSSGIKFDLYGRNLPESAKKSGELGNKWYGMAPYYYNLAIENYADNNWYVSEKLWDSLLAWCLPIYYGGPAADKLLPPGSFLRLPSLDEKGIAYIQEVTATPDAWYAAKDAIAEARQIILHKLNLLNWLSNFVAKHS, encoded by the coding sequence ATGAATATTAAAACTGTAGGTATGATTAGCAGCTATCGAGGTTTAGAAACCAGAGCCGATTGGCTGTGGCAACAAACCCCGAATCAATTTGGAGTTTGGGGCAATATGCAAATGCAGGCACTGGCAGCAAAACCAGATTTTCTGCTAATGTATCAATTTGATTTTCCCCAGGCATCGCCACAAAAATCTTGGTTAGATAGTTTTCGTAAACAGCGGCAAAAATCAGTAGTAAATGTTGATTCGCTACTGCGTGGTGTCAACAAAGAGGGGATTATTTATTTACTAAGAGAACCGCCTTTAGATGAAATTGTAGAAATAACCAATCATAATTATCAACAAGCTCAAAAGTATTCCGGCTACGTTTCTGGACCTGATAATTTTGCTCCTACTCCAGACTATATGCCTGCTATTTGGTATCACTCAAATTCATTTCAAGATTTAAATGAAATGCCACCTCCCAAAAAGGTTGCCCCATGTAGTTGGATTACTTCAGGAATTAGCCGTACAGTTAATCATCGCCAGCGTTTAGACTTTTTGCAGTCTCTCCAATCTAGTGGCATTAAATTTGATTTATATGGGCGTAACTTACCAGAATCGGCTAAAAAGTCTGGAGAATTGGGTAATAAATGGTATGGCATGGCACCATACTATTACAATCTGGCAATTGAAAATTATGCTGATAATAATTGGTATGTGAGTGAAAAACTTTGGGATAGTTTGCTTGCTTGGTGTCTACCAATCTACTATGGTGGCCCGGCTGCTGATAAATTATTGCCACCAGGTAGTTTTTTAAGATTGCCCAGTTTAGATGAAAAAGGCATTGCCTACATCCAAGAAGTGACAGCTACACCTGATGCTTGGTATGCTGCCAAAGATGCGATCGCAGAAGCACGTCAAATCATTTTACACAAATTAAACTTGCTTAACTGGTTGTCAAACTTTGTTGCTAAACACTCATAA
- a CDS encoding glycosyltransferase yields MKNSALKKHYIFFIGEDLPQPEAHLVQSTNAANAAANLGYSTVLVYPDKKEKVINIANLARPFQPRKTPIELIKYYNLHDNLKVAPLPMPWPIDHFRSKFTDSNTIASKYYLPFHILPTTKLVHSRNWNFVKAAIKNGVPAIYEHHHHEDKPFEPEIVTNPLLQIAVTVVDTIRESMIKNGMPPEKVIKLHNGFNRLFMQRQPEKAAEWRKKLLQDESQKLVVYAGGLQQFKGIYVLIDVAKEIPNVQFACAGGKPTEVEYYQQFVTEKKIHNIKFLGYVLHNELASLLQAADVLAHPHCSGKAATFTSPLKLFDYFASGTPIVATEIPSLVEFKDTHSIAAWCEPDNPSKFAECLKQVLETHPRKVEGYPDSIEFVKQFSWENRAAKILSYVDESLLPSLIV; encoded by the coding sequence ATGAAAAATTCTGCTTTAAAAAAACACTATATTTTTTTCATTGGTGAAGACTTACCCCAACCAGAGGCTCACCTAGTGCAGTCTACAAATGCAGCTAATGCCGCTGCTAACTTGGGATACTCAACAGTTTTAGTATACCCTGATAAAAAAGAAAAAGTTATTAATATAGCTAATTTAGCTCGTCCTTTTCAACCGAGAAAAACACCAATAGAACTTATTAAATATTACAACCTCCATGATAACTTAAAAGTTGCCCCCTTACCAATGCCTTGGCCGATTGATCATTTTCGGAGCAAATTTACTGACTCTAACACTATTGCAAGCAAGTATTATTTACCATTTCACATACTTCCAACTACTAAACTTGTCCATAGTCGCAACTGGAATTTTGTGAAAGCTGCCATCAAAAATGGCGTTCCCGCAATTTACGAACACCATCACCATGAAGATAAGCCGTTTGAGCCAGAAATTGTCACAAATCCGCTGTTGCAAATTGCTGTCACAGTTGTAGACACCATCCGCGAAAGCATGATTAAAAATGGGATGCCGCCAGAAAAAGTAATTAAGTTGCACAATGGTTTCAATCGATTGTTTATGCAGAGACAACCAGAAAAAGCAGCAGAATGGCGTAAAAAACTATTGCAAGACGAAAGCCAAAAATTGGTAGTTTATGCGGGAGGACTACAGCAATTTAAAGGTATTTATGTACTAATTGATGTGGCTAAAGAAATACCGAATGTGCAATTTGCCTGTGCAGGTGGTAAGCCAACAGAAGTCGAATATTATCAGCAATTTGTAACAGAAAAAAAGATTCATAATATTAAATTTTTGGGATATGTTTTGCATAATGAGTTAGCATCTTTGCTACAAGCAGCCGATGTTTTAGCTCACCCTCATTGTTCAGGAAAAGCGGCAACTTTCACATCTCCCTTAAAGTTATTTGACTACTTTGCCTCTGGAACTCCCATTGTAGCGACAGAAATTCCTTCATTAGTTGAATTTAAAGATACTCACTCCATTGCTGCTTGGTGTGAGCCTGATAACCCCAGCAAATTTGCCGAATGTCTGAAACAGGTTTTAGAAACTCATCCCAGAAAAGTAGAAGGTTATCCAGATAGTATCGAGTTTGTCAAGCAGTTTTCTTGGGAAAATAGAGCGGCAAAAATCCTTAGTTATGTTGATGAATCTCTGCTTCCCTCACTTATTGTGTAA
- a CDS encoding ATP-binding cassette domain-containing protein, giving the protein MSTRKLVRRFAKPYPGLILLTILLGFSGALFNGISTALIVPVVLKIVGQEVDLSSAPPILKRLISPFDHTPEPYRIAVMAGAIIFTIILKNLATYASSLASSSLTRKLTSDMRETGLKLLLEIDIDYYAKTKVGDLINCLGGEIGRAASAIGSIVKIVILVITILVFIGLLLSISWQLTIAATFLLSLVTLINQYAISRSKNFGKQLSQMSRAYSISVLETLNGIRLVKATGNEEKEYQRIQKLIRDRETADFESQVNSEAITPMGEVMGITALLLIVLLSKTFFANQVSSLSTVLLTYLLVLLRVLPLISQLNTIRSNFASTAASVDITNEFLSLHDKPFMGKGKLPYTKLKEGVSFNSLCFAYPGHEKLVLKDVNLYLPRGTTLALVGSSGAGKSTMADLLPRFYDPITGSITIDGIDLREFDVISLRKRMGIVSQDTFLFNDSVRNNIAYGRPEATGDEILTAAKRANAYEFISKLPQEFDTLIGDRGVMLSGGQRQRLAIARALLQNPEILILDEATSALDTVSERLVQAALDDLSRDRTTLVIAHRLSTVQKADQIAVLDQGQVVEIGTHEKLLQKGGYYSRLYSMQFSDRPNKNLIQTKILKAMRLNSKRFAEYPEATKHNQSWLRISHEIRTQLNSMIGFLRLLLDELVDNSQERQELIEDSYKSAWRILNTIDVFEDVINLQMKGRFISISEQNQDVISIYSQSFNHISVEFRTSLNLILSSLRSLADNLISTTEEQNGLITETYESAIYLLDNLEKFEDSINL; this is encoded by the coding sequence ATGTCTACCAGAAAACTAGTACGAAGATTCGCTAAACCCTATCCAGGTTTAATTCTGCTGACAATATTGTTAGGATTTTCTGGAGCTTTATTTAATGGGATTAGCACAGCTTTAATTGTGCCAGTAGTTTTAAAAATTGTGGGTCAAGAAGTCGATTTAAGTAGCGCTCCTCCCATCCTAAAAAGGTTGATATCTCCATTTGATCATACTCCAGAACCTTACCGGATAGCAGTAATGGCTGGGGCAATTATATTTACAATTATTTTAAAGAACTTAGCTACTTATGCCAGCTCCTTAGCATCGAGTTCTTTAACCCGGAAGCTGACATCGGATATGCGCGAAACCGGGTTAAAGCTATTACTAGAAATTGATATAGATTATTATGCCAAGACGAAGGTTGGTGATTTAATCAACTGTCTTGGTGGAGAAATTGGCCGGGCTGCAAGTGCTATAGGTAGTATAGTCAAGATAGTTATTCTGGTAATTACAATTTTAGTTTTTATCGGTTTATTACTGTCAATTTCTTGGCAGTTGACAATTGCTGCTACATTTTTGCTGTCGTTGGTGACGTTAATAAATCAGTATGCCATTTCCCGGTCTAAAAATTTTGGTAAGCAACTCAGTCAGATGTCTAGAGCATATTCAATCTCTGTGCTAGAGACTTTGAACGGAATTCGATTGGTAAAGGCAACAGGAAATGAAGAAAAAGAATATCAACGGATTCAAAAATTAATTCGCGATCGCGAAACAGCAGATTTTGAATCTCAGGTTAATTCGGAAGCGATTACACCTATGGGTGAGGTGATGGGTATTACAGCTTTACTGCTGATTGTACTTTTAAGTAAAACCTTCTTTGCTAACCAAGTTTCTTCCCTTTCTACCGTACTTCTGACATATTTATTAGTACTACTGCGAGTGCTGCCATTGATTTCTCAGTTAAATACTATTCGCAGCAACTTTGCCAGTACCGCCGCCAGTGTAGATATTACCAATGAGTTTTTAAGCCTGCATGATAAGCCGTTCATGGGCAAAGGTAAGCTTCCCTATACAAAATTAAAAGAGGGCGTGTCTTTTAATTCTCTTTGCTTTGCTTACCCTGGTCATGAGAAGTTGGTACTCAAAGATGTGAATTTATATTTACCGCGTGGCACAACCTTAGCATTAGTAGGCAGTTCTGGTGCTGGGAAATCCACTATGGCAGACCTTTTACCCAGATTCTATGACCCGATCACTGGCAGTATTACCATTGACGGCATCGATTTGCGGGAGTTCGATGTGATATCCCTGCGAAAGCGAATGGGAATTGTCAGTCAAGATACCTTTCTTTTTAATGACTCGGTGCGAAATAACATTGCCTATGGACGACCAGAAGCTACTGGAGATGAAATTCTTACAGCCGCCAAGCGGGCAAATGCCTATGAGTTTATTAGCAAATTACCTCAGGAATTTGACACCTTGATTGGCGATCGCGGCGTGATGTTATCTGGTGGACAAAGGCAAAGATTAGCGATCGCCCGCGCCCTACTCCAAAACCCCGAAATTCTGATTTTAGATGAAGCTACCAGCGCTTTAGATACCGTTTCCGAACGCTTAGTACAAGCTGCACTCGATGATCTTAGTCGCGATCGCACCACCCTAGTAATTGCTCACCGCCTTTCCACAGTCCAAAAAGCCGATCAAATAGCTGTATTAGATCAAGGACAAGTAGTAGAGATAGGAACCCATGAAAAACTTTTACAAAAGGGTGGTTACTACTCACGTTTGTACTCAATGCAATTTAGCGATCGCCCTAATAAAAACTTGATTCAGACAAAAATTCTTAAGGCAATGCGCCTAAACTCCAAAAGATTTGCTGAATATCCTGAAGCTACTAAACACAATCAAAGCTGGCTCCGCATCTCTCACGAAATTCGGACGCAACTCAACTCGATGATTGGGTTCCTGCGCTTATTACTTGATGAGCTGGTAGACAATTCCCAAGAACGGCAGGAATTAATTGAAGACTCTTACAAATCAGCTTGGAGAATTCTCAACACCATAGATGTTTTTGAGGATGTTATCAACTTGCAAATGAAGGGGCGATTCATCTCAATTTCTGAGCAAAATCAAGATGTTATAAGTATCTATTCTCAAAGCTTTAATCATATCTCCGTTGAGTTTCGGACTTCTCTTAATCTCATCCTTAGCTCTCTCCGCTCTCTAGCTGATAATTTAATATCCACTACAGAAGAACAAAATGGATTAATTACTGAAACTTATGAATCTGCTATATATCTGCTCGATAATTTAGAAAAATTTGAGGATAGTATTAATCTCTAA
- a CDS encoding glycosyltransferase family 4 protein, with protein MKVSLVVGDLSGGGSIRAFLLAQVLQSLNYQVEIVGFIYGKELYAIPPACISVVSLAGTNYPEFLISARQLLQKIDGDIIYAVKPKFTSFGLSLLKKFSGRRPLILDMDDWELSWHGGDEWKYRPSLKQFYRDIFKKNGALKFPDHPLYLKWMENLVSKADAVTIDTHFLQKRFGGVYVPNGKDTAMFDPLKYDSESSRRDYGLSEYRILMFPGAPRPHKGVEDILMALNLLHEPDLRLVIVGGSPYDDYDDKLIQKWGRWIIKLPKCPVELMPKIVAAAHIVVVPQRDTLTARAQFPLKLTDGMAMAKPVLSTRVGDIPQILGNTGYLVDPACPEQLAEQIQLIFKNLESANQQGIKARERCVEHYSIEAMASVLKSVIAQL; from the coding sequence TTGAAAGTTTCATTAGTTGTTGGTGATCTATCTGGAGGCGGTAGTATTCGAGCATTTTTACTAGCTCAAGTACTGCAAAGCCTCAATTATCAAGTAGAGATTGTTGGTTTTATTTATGGGAAAGAACTGTATGCAATTCCTCCGGCTTGCATTTCAGTTGTTTCTCTTGCAGGTACAAATTATCCGGAATTTCTGATATCTGCTCGTCAACTCCTGCAAAAAATAGATGGAGATATTATTTATGCAGTAAAACCAAAGTTTACAAGTTTTGGTCTATCGCTACTGAAAAAATTTAGTGGTCGTCGTCCTTTAATTTTAGATATGGATGACTGGGAACTCAGTTGGCACGGAGGTGATGAATGGAAATATCGTCCTAGTCTTAAGCAATTTTATCGCGACATTTTCAAGAAAAATGGGGCATTGAAATTTCCAGATCATCCACTGTATCTCAAGTGGATGGAAAACTTAGTCTCAAAAGCAGATGCAGTCACGATAGATACTCACTTTCTCCAAAAACGCTTCGGTGGTGTTTACGTACCTAATGGTAAAGATACCGCAATGTTTGACCCCCTGAAGTATGATTCTGAGTCTAGCAGAAGGGATTATGGTCTTTCTGAGTATCGAATTCTCATGTTTCCTGGGGCACCACGACCTCACAAGGGGGTTGAAGACATTCTAATGGCGCTCAATTTGTTGCATGAGCCAGATTTAAGATTAGTGATTGTGGGTGGTAGTCCTTACGATGATTATGACGATAAATTGATTCAAAAGTGGGGGCGTTGGATTATTAAGTTACCAAAGTGCCCTGTAGAATTAATGCCTAAAATTGTAGCAGCTGCTCACATTGTAGTTGTTCCCCAGCGAGATACTTTGACTGCTCGCGCTCAGTTTCCCCTAAAGTTGACAGATGGCATGGCAATGGCTAAACCTGTATTATCAACACGCGTTGGAGATATTCCCCAAATTTTAGGTAATACTGGTTATTTGGTTGACCCTGCTTGTCCTGAACAACTTGCTGAACAAATTCAATTGATATTTAAAAATTTAGAGTCAGCAAACCAGCAAGGTATCAAGGCAAGAGAAAGATGTGTGGAACACTATAGCATAGAGGCTATGGCTTCTGTGCTGAAGTCAGTAATTGCTCAGTTGTGA
- a CDS encoding alpha-1,2-fucosyltransferase, producing the protein MLVISAKSGQLGNRLLLFANFIAFARENNFTVINPAFEEYANLFSSTDKDLLCCYPSRQFSIAGNQLLRKYYYNINRYLAESGRFNTINIKRNQPFSWSNSSITKELKLRSINFFQGWVFRDGWFVDDISNLQKHGEKIRAYFQPLKKYQLNVAKLISNIRSQTDVIIGVHVRHGDYQQHQNGRYFYLVEDYLKVMESAQTLFHNKKVTFLICSNQEQKEDYFQHLSYVYGNNHIIEDMYSLAECDYIIGPPSSYTMWASFYGERPLYMIRDVNKTLKIEDFVHFSQWKGVFYYNEDWSKSVWEWTH; encoded by the coding sequence ATGTTAGTAATCTCTGCAAAATCTGGACAACTAGGTAACAGGTTATTGTTATTTGCTAATTTTATTGCATTTGCTAGGGAAAATAATTTCACAGTTATAAACCCAGCATTTGAAGAGTATGCTAATCTTTTTAGCTCAACAGATAAAGATTTGTTATGTTGCTACCCTTCTAGACAATTTTCAATTGCAGGAAACCAATTGCTACGTAAATATTACTATAATATCAATCGTTATTTAGCTGAAAGCGGACGCTTTAACACAATTAATATTAAGCGTAATCAGCCGTTTAGCTGGAGTAATTCAAGCATCACAAAAGAGTTAAAATTACGGTCTATCAACTTTTTTCAAGGATGGGTATTTCGCGATGGATGGTTTGTAGATGATATATCAAATCTACAAAAACATGGGGAAAAAATTCGTGCTTACTTTCAACCTTTAAAGAAGTATCAGTTAAATGTAGCAAAACTTATATCCAATATTCGTAGCCAGACTGATGTGATCATTGGAGTCCATGTCCGTCATGGAGATTATCAGCAACATCAAAATGGCAGATATTTTTACTTAGTTGAAGATTATTTAAAGGTTATGGAATCAGCACAAACACTATTTCATAACAAAAAAGTGACATTTTTGATTTGCTCAAATCAGGAGCAAAAGGAGGATTATTTCCAACATTTATCTTATGTTTATGGCAACAATCATATAATTGAAGATATGTATTCTTTAGCTGAATGTGATTATATTATTGGTCCTCCTAGTAGTTATACTATGTGGGCATCATTTTACGGTGAGCGACCTCTCTATATGATTAGGGATGTGAATAAAACGTTAAAAATCGAAGATTTTGTTCACTTTTCCCAATGGAAAGGAGTTTTTTACTATAACGAAGACTGGAGTAAAAGTGTCTGGGAATGGACACATTAA
- the gloB gene encoding hydroxyacylglutathione hydrolase — protein sequence MQVIRLEALSDNYIFLLHDRKQNIAAVVDPAESQPVLKKLAELKAELVAIFNTHHHNDHVGGNKQLMEQFPQLIVYGGAEDRGRIPGQQVFLQQGDRVQFADRIAEVVFVPGHTRAHIVYYFPPEKAGETGDLFCGDTLFSGGCGRLFEGTATQMVDSLSKLRSLPDDTRVWCAHEYTLKNLQFALTVDGDNADLQKRLNEVEAYRSRGEATIPSLLAVEKRTNPFLRWDQPSLQLTVKSSDAVQTFARIREMRNNF from the coding sequence ATGCAGGTAATCCGTCTGGAAGCACTCTCAGACAACTACATATTCTTGTTACATGATCGCAAACAAAATATCGCCGCTGTTGTCGATCCAGCAGAGTCTCAACCAGTATTAAAGAAACTGGCAGAATTAAAAGCTGAGTTGGTAGCAATTTTCAACACACACCACCATAACGATCATGTGGGTGGTAATAAGCAATTAATGGAACAATTCCCCCAACTGATAGTTTATGGAGGAGCCGAGGATCGTGGTAGAATTCCGGGACAGCAGGTGTTTTTGCAACAAGGCGATCGCGTCCAATTTGCAGACCGCATAGCTGAAGTTGTCTTCGTTCCCGGACATACCCGCGCTCACATCGTTTACTACTTTCCCCCCGAAAAAGCTGGTGAGACAGGCGATTTATTTTGCGGCGATACCCTATTTTCTGGCGGTTGCGGTCGCTTGTTTGAAGGAACAGCAACCCAAATGGTGGACTCTTTAAGCAAACTGCGCTCTCTACCCGATGATACACGCGTCTGGTGTGCCCACGAATACACCTTAAAAAATCTGCAATTTGCCCTAACTGTGGATGGCGACAATGCCGACTTACAAAAACGCTTGAATGAAGTAGAAGCTTACCGTAGTCGAGGAGAAGCTACCATACCCTCGCTACTGGCAGTAGAGAAGCGAACCAATCCCTTTTTACGTTGGGATCAGCCATCATTACAATTAACTGTTAAGAGTAGTGATGCAGTCCAAACCTTTGCGCGTATACGGGAAATGAGAAATAACTTTTAG
- the rplI gene encoding 50S ribosomal protein L9 — protein MVKRVQLVLNQDITKLGKSGDLVEVAPGYARNYLIPQKLATNATPGILKQVERRREQERQRQLELRQQALEQKESLEKVGSLTIAKQVGENEAIFGTITTQDVADAIKAATGQEVDRRGITIPDINHLGTYQAEIKLHSEVAAQLDIQVVAS, from the coding sequence ATGGTGAAACGTGTGCAGTTAGTTTTAAATCAAGATATCACCAAGCTAGGAAAATCAGGTGACTTAGTGGAAGTAGCTCCTGGCTACGCTCGTAATTATCTGATTCCCCAGAAATTGGCAACCAATGCCACTCCTGGTATTCTCAAGCAAGTAGAACGCCGTCGTGAGCAAGAGCGTCAACGGCAATTAGAACTCAGACAACAAGCTCTTGAGCAAAAAGAATCTTTAGAAAAAGTTGGCAGCTTGACAATTGCCAAGCAAGTTGGGGAAAACGAAGCAATTTTCGGTACTATCACCACCCAAGATGTTGCAGATGCCATTAAGGCAGCCACTGGTCAAGAAGTTGATCGGCGTGGAATTACCATCCCTGATATTAACCACCTTGGTACTTATCAAGCCGAAATCAAGCTGCATTCGGAAGTAGCGGCACAACTCGATATTCAAGTCGTCGCTAGCTAG